One window of the Candidatus Rokuibacteriota bacterium genome contains the following:
- a CDS encoding P-II family nitrogen regulator yields the protein MKKIEAIIKPFKLDDVKEALTELGIIGMTVTEVRGFGRQKGHTELYRGSEYTIDFLPKVKIELVVADQIVDKVVAAIAAAARTGSIGDGKVFVMPMGEAIRIRTGEKGESAI from the coding sequence ATGAAGAAGATCGAAGCGATCATCAAGCCGTTCAAGCTCGACGACGTCAAGGAGGCGCTGACGGAGCTCGGGATCATCGGGATGACCGTGACCGAGGTGCGCGGGTTCGGGCGACAGAAGGGGCACACGGAGCTCTACCGCGGCTCCGAGTACACCATCGACTTCCTGCCCAAGGTCAAGATCGAGCTCGTCGTGGCGGACCAGATCGTGGACAAGGTGGTCGCGGCCATCGCGGCCGCCGCGCGCACGGGCTCGATCGGCGACGGCAAGGTCTTCGTCATGCCCATGGGCGAGGCCATCCGCATTCGCACCGGCGAAAAGGGCGAATCGGCGATCTAG